The following coding sequences are from one Primulina eburnea isolate SZY01 chromosome 15, ASM2296580v1, whole genome shotgun sequence window:
- the LOC140815135 gene encoding uncharacterized protein has translation MDSLATTESINCLGKKADKSRRCWTTPEEEVLITAWKDVISKGYKSENGFRNGYLPLLESTMKSVFCNTDIRGHLHITSKIHVWKKNYSSLSSMLAKSGIGWNQTENMLAATNEAWEAQLKVDNNVRVMRYKRWPYYEDWCEIFGNDRATGSRAESFLAAVNDVLNLEEQVPNDVQVHMEDMYRPMEGDGESMSVNNSTPSNPSVGTKVKSKKRKKITEGDDKIVVAINNLADITKETMSNLIKQMAAEKKLAESQIWTACWTHYKPLRS, from the exons ATGGACAGCTTAGCAACAACCGAGAGCATTAATTGCCTAGGTAAAAAGGCGGATAAGTCGCGTCGTTGTTGGACAACACCTGAGGAAGAGGTGCTAATTACAGCTTGGAAAGATGTAATAAGCAAAGGATATAAAAGTGAAAATGGATTTCGTAACGGCTACTTACCTTTATTGGAATCCACAATGAAAAGTGTGTTTTGTAATACTGATATACGTGGCCATCTACATATAACTTCCAAAATACACGTGTGGAAGAAAAACTACAGTTCTTTGTCGTCTATGTTAGCCAAAAGTGGAATTGGGTGGAATCAGACTGAAAACATGCTTGCTGCTACAAATGAGGCGTGGGAAGCACAATTGAAG GTGGACAACAATGTACGTGTTATGCGATACAAGCGGTGGCCATACTATGAAGACTGGTGTGAAATTTTTGGTAATGATAGGGCAACGGGTAGCCGAGCTGAGAGTTTTTTAGCTGCTGTCAATGATGTGTTAAATTTAGAGGAACAAGTACCTAATGATGTCCAAGTTCACATGGAGGATATGTATCGGCCCATGGAAGGAGATGGAGAGTCAATGTCTGTAAATAATTCGACACCGTCCAACCCAAGTGTAGGTACCAAGGTGAAgtcaaagaaaaggaaaaaaataactGAAGGTGACgataaaattgttgttgcaatcaaTAACTTAGCAGATATCACGAAAGAGACAATGTCAAACCTCATCAAACAAATGGCTGCTGAAAAGAAGTTAGCTGAATCACAGATATGGACAGCGTGCTGGACACATTACAAGCCATTACGGAGTTAA
- the LOC140814332 gene encoding probable WRKY transcription factor 14, with protein MCSYFERMDNYLGDLTDIIRANGCSIAGGNTASAEVSAQQEWQFPKNPINYSSEYFGDPFADIRDPFLHDMDTPVSGFFHDSNIEDTAKDRGLAVNGGENNAISHKFLCDEMKRPSNMFSRMLQICPDGKFSGLPCGSSPAPASSPRIFKESDKSPNCSKGCLMDSPEALQISSPRNTGIKRRKSQAKKVVCIPAPAPANSRPTGEIVPSDLWAWRKYGQKPIKGSPYPRGYYRCSSSKGCSARKQVERSRTDPNMLVITYTSEHNHPWPTQRNALAGSTRSQTSKTSSTSKNSATQAQKTANLKEEKKKVTTENKQLRSFTVEENPVSMKEEMDEDFDSNLEMEDHVDLDEGFPQSYKPTMPDSSKSEDSFFVDIGEIEADPLNLLFSQAGCFGDMEREHKSLDPFAFYDWAGNSSIDAATCTTSYAAAKRDS; from the exons ATGTGCAGTTACTTCGAGAGAATGGACAACTATCTAGGAGATTTAACCGATATAATCCGAGCGAATGGCTGCAGTATCGCCGGTGGAAACACGGCATCAGCTGAAGTGTCGGCACAGCAAGAATGGCAGTTTCCAAAGAACCCGATCAACTATTCGTCTGAGTATTTTGGGGATCCATTTGCTGACATAAGAGATCCATTCCTCCATGATATGGATACTCCAGTGTCAGGATTTTTTCACGACTCGAATATTGAAGACACTGCAAAAGACAGAGGGCTCGCTGTTAATGGAGGTGAAAATAACGCCATTTCTCACAAGTTTCTTTGTGATGAGATGAAAAGACCTTCGAATATGTTTTCAAGGATGCTGCAGATCTGCCCTGATGGAAAGTTTTCGGGGTTACCATGTGGTTCTTCGCCGGCGCCTGCTTCTTCTCCGAGGATTTTTAAAGAATCTGATAAATCTCCGAATTGCTCCAAAGGTTGCTTGATGGATAGCCCTGAAGCTCTGCAGATCTCGTCTCCGCGAAATACGGGTATCAAGAGAAG GAAAAGCCAGGCAAAGAAGGTAGTCTGTATACCAGCTCCAGCACCTGCAAACAGCAGACCAACTGGAGAAATTGTTCCATCTGATCTTTGGGCCTGGAGAAAGTATGGTCAAAAGCCTATTAAAGGATCTCCTTATCCAAG GGGTTACTATAGATGCAGTAGTTCAAAGGGTTGTTCGGCCAGGAAACAAGTGGAGCGGAGCCGAACGGACCCGAATATGCTTGTGATCACATACACTTCGGAGCATAATCATCCATGGCCCACCCAAAGAAATGCTCTTGCAGGCTCTACGAGATCTCAGACATCCAAGACCAGTTCTACTTCAAAGAATTCAGCAACTCAAGCTCAAAAAACTGCAAACCTTAAAGAAGAGAAGAAAAAAGTAACTACTGAGAATAAACAACTGCGCTCGTTCACAGTAGAAGAGAATCCTGTATCTATGAAAGAGGAGATGGATGAAGATTTTGATAGTAATTTAGAAATGGAAGATCATGTAGATTTGGATGAAGGATTTCCACAGAGCTACAAGCCTACCATGCCAGACTCCAGCAAATCCGAAGATAGTTTCTTTGTGGATATAGGAGAAATTGAAGCGGACCCTTTGAATCTCTTGTTCTCGCAAGCTGGATGTTTCGGCGATATGGAACGGGAACACAAATCTTTGGATCCATTCGCCTTCTATGATTGGGCAGGAAATAGCAGTATTGACGCAGCCACCTGCACCACTTCTTATGCAGCAGCCAAAAGGGATAGTTGA